The following are from one region of the Rhodopirellula sp. P2 genome:
- a CDS encoding DUF4347 domain-containing protein, producing the protein MSKWTKHWWQHCCLRVDHVVTLAQTSVWSRGPASHGKRSPNVSTLEPMVLFSATPIDPAMMDGASSGEAAAAATVMEIALDSETESQQSTTASSVQNPEEQSASVTGELIVIDALTPDLEALLEDLRLHREGSEVIVLDADRDGITQITEILESRTGIRSLQIISHSEDASVRLGNLWLGADNLDAHAGQIASWQHALTSDADILFYGCDLASDASGRTLVDSIAALTGADVAASDDDTGHARYNADWDLEYATGIIDSEIVVSQAFQQEWGHKLATITVTTWIDESNDNGEMSLREAIALANAGAGGDTIVFDASLDTPTVFQLTRHQSEDNTNSYGDLDILKDVTIVGHGINNTIIDGGELSRIFDVRSGTLTISDVTLQGGRSGSNSGGGIQVNASTGLIVDRALLTNNSGIDGGAISNYGTIELTDVSIIDNGGIAGQSTNTGGGIQNRGTAHLNRVTLSGNVATVGGAIFIESDSTLTSLTNVTISGNTGTNVGGAIYTKAATNVVHSTITLNTSTVGGGIFVESGTTTVANSIVTGNTGINASPDVQGTFTSSGGNLIGNLGSASGFGGDDLIGQNADLGSLANNGGYVLTHKLQGSSAAIDAGKPENEVGEDARGFSSLDGRLDSGAYQAQAGVIDRIFWIDNGTDEIRSSNLDGTDVQTVRSGLSNPDELFVDSVNQHLYFSEPGSDRIRRVNFDGTGLVNVLTGLDEPRGIEIDLANQKIYWVEDGDAYNAVKRSDLDGNNEETLALVTAAFNLTKPDDIELDLVNGHVYWTDELTFKVERMDLDGSNRTTLFTHPGGIGTAVNGLAIDVANDTLYYSVSAGTDAIWRADLDGTNRSVLIDSGLNQPDGLTIDHLNGKLYWTDSGVPGIFMSDLDGNNVTNLGIAGLDAPRGIGLGASQTNLAPISIGFQSNPIVENTNTSSGLSVGQLSAIDADENESFTYAVVGGLDAGKFSIGGSNSDELILTDGVLDYESQPSYSVIVDVTDSDGNTTTQTLSLRVQNQAEIDGLWFSTDNDVDSSSVAGLPNWGDDQVVQISDPGLTLDGNGGTTSGTASTIGFRLENFISETNVGISGMHAVWSGLSVGSGANSFELLAGDLIFAIDKSGIDFSSATEPDKEFDSEDVIVFRASTPGDYSAGDFFLLLDDPLNGNDIHGISLVESAGGVTVGDTTLRQGTFLLSESGSEDDRIYTYTADTVGESNTSGTEAILIEGDDSVENNNGGNLEFNEKIVGLHIVESNTTIGGVAVSAGDLLIAIHAGGESSTTIGGVTGTNQDVFRLTMTSTRIGGNASVGTVELLFDGSDIGLDQLDDQEINSLTFVEGTSPNSPIGPISDADADPDSVDEDADIGDAVGVQVLATDADGETVTYSLVSDPDSKFTIDSGTGIVTLAATLDYSIATEHSFTVRATSTDSSYTEETFSVDVNPVNSAPSFSITPVLASISEDADLTGGVHVANITLNDDGQGTNTFNLLGTDAAYFELRDSNTKLYLKEGVTLDFDTKNTLNLSISVDDSTVGSSPDDTDPFSITVTNVNSAPVVTLSQNSVSMAEDTATGSRIKVADIILTDDATGTNTLSLSGTDSGLFEIDGTELFWTGDTPLDFESKATLNVTVNVDDTSLGGGIDSSTDFTLSVTDVNEAPTVSLSNLVTTISEGQDLSSGMKVADITVSDDALGTETLSLSGADAGLFRIDGTEVWLIDNAALDYDTNGVLDVTVSVDDNTVGGTPDDSQAFSINVTDVNTAPVVSLSQSADSLPESTATGSRIKMADIILTDDETGTNTLSLSGTDSGLFEIDGTELFWTGDTPLDFESMATLNVTVNVDDTSLGGGIDSSTDFTLSVTDVNEAPTVSLSNLVTTISEGQDLSSGMKVADITVSDDALGTETLSLSGADAGLFRIDGTEVWLIDNAALDYDTNGVLDVTVSVDDNTVGGTPDDSQAFSINVTDVNTAPVVSLSQSADSLPESTATGSRIKMADIILTDDGTGTNTLSLSGTDSGLFEIDGTELFWTGGSALDFESKAALNVTVNVDDTSLGGGIDSSTDFTLSVTDVNEAPTVSLSNLVTTISEGQDLSSGMKVADITINDDALGTETLSLSGADAGLFRIDGTEVWLIDNAALNYDTNGVLDVTVSVDDNTVGGTPDDSQAFSINVTDVNTAPVVSLSQSADSLPESTATGSRIKMADIILTDDGTGTNTLSLSGTDSGLFEIDGTELFWTGDTPLDFESKATLNVTVNVDDTSLGGGIDSSTDFTLSVTDVNEAPTVSLSNLVTTISEGQDLSSGMKVADITVSDDALGTETLSLSGADAGLFRIDGTEVWLIDNAALDYDTNGVLDVTVSVDDNTVGGTPDDSQAFSINVTDVNTAPVVSLSQSADSLPESTATGSRIKMADIILTDDETGTNTLSLSGTDSGLFEIDGTELFWTGDTPLDFESMATLNVTVNVDDTSLGGGIDSSTDFTLSVTDVNEAPSFTLDSPMTLVAEDEDLASGLKVADLLITDDALGAETFSLSGDDATLFEVVGTELRLRAGISLDAITNPNLDVTIELDDASLGGGPEDTQTLQIQVTTTNTPPTLNNWQNSSFVGQTMEIPASVFTGLSDDIDGQTLTAHLHSGPTLGTLDLRVDGGFTFTPPPGFIGSITFEWTSYDGRQHSAAATATLTFLPIPTIPTPPAPPSPDDGSGSNSDASDSDQTDSDSDSDSKDDSEDSSNDSDSESNSEAESPDVPVGIPNAVTGPDGSGQPGSQSAGAEETSSELERMNASVNEARLANEAAEREHEFASTQLALGHSSGRIQRLDLDFDFGSDGATMTSIDYALMSQPGEMWDQLDNYQQKVNSQINGDLIVVGTAGAAASSVTVGVVAWALRSGLLLSGLIAHMPAWSAVDPLLIMQGFSGNGDGETLEELMDRHDKAMTDE; encoded by the coding sequence ATGTCAAAATGGACGAAACACTGGTGGCAGCATTGCTGCTTGAGGGTGGATCACGTCGTGACATTGGCGCAGACTTCCGTTTGGTCGCGCGGCCCAGCGTCTCACGGCAAGCGGTCCCCCAATGTCAGCACGCTCGAACCGATGGTGCTGTTCAGCGCCACGCCGATCGATCCCGCGATGATGGACGGGGCGTCCTCCGGTGAAGCCGCTGCCGCTGCAACGGTGATGGAAATCGCCTTGGATTCGGAAACCGAATCACAACAGAGCACCACCGCATCGAGCGTTCAAAACCCCGAGGAACAGTCGGCCTCTGTCACCGGTGAGCTCATCGTCATTGATGCGCTGACACCGGACCTGGAGGCGTTGCTGGAAGACCTGCGTCTGCATCGTGAAGGCAGCGAGGTGATTGTCCTGGATGCGGATCGAGATGGGATCACGCAGATCACTGAGATTTTGGAGTCACGCACCGGCATCCGTTCGTTGCAAATCATTTCGCACTCCGAGGATGCCTCGGTGCGACTGGGAAACCTGTGGCTCGGGGCGGACAACCTGGATGCTCACGCGGGTCAGATCGCCTCCTGGCAGCACGCCCTGACATCGGATGCGGACATCCTCTTTTATGGCTGCGACCTAGCCTCCGATGCCTCGGGCAGAACGTTGGTCGATTCCATCGCGGCACTGACTGGCGCCGATGTGGCCGCCAGCGACGATGACACCGGCCACGCTCGCTACAACGCGGACTGGGACCTGGAATATGCGACCGGCATCATTGATAGCGAAATCGTTGTCAGCCAAGCGTTCCAACAGGAATGGGGTCACAAACTTGCCACGATCACGGTCACCACTTGGATTGACGAGAGCAACGACAACGGCGAGATGTCCTTGCGAGAAGCCATCGCCTTGGCCAACGCGGGTGCGGGCGGGGACACGATTGTTTTCGACGCTTCCCTGGATACCCCAACGGTCTTCCAACTCACCCGTCATCAATCGGAAGACAACACGAACTCCTATGGCGACCTCGATATCCTGAAAGATGTCACCATCGTCGGGCATGGGATCAACAACACGATCATTGACGGGGGAGAACTCAGCCGAATCTTTGACGTTCGCAGTGGCACGCTGACAATCTCGGATGTGACCTTGCAGGGCGGACGTTCAGGTTCCAACTCGGGCGGTGGGATTCAGGTCAACGCCTCGACGGGACTGATCGTCGATCGAGCTTTGCTGACGAACAACTCCGGAATCGATGGTGGAGCGATCAGCAACTATGGAACCATCGAACTGACCGACGTTTCAATCATTGACAACGGTGGGATTGCCGGACAAAGCACCAACACCGGCGGCGGGATCCAAAACCGCGGAACCGCCCACTTGAACCGAGTGACATTGTCCGGCAATGTGGCAACCGTGGGGGGTGCCATCTTCATTGAGTCGGATTCCACGCTAACGTCGTTGACGAACGTCACCATCAGCGGCAACACGGGCACCAACGTCGGCGGTGCCATCTACACCAAAGCTGCCACGAACGTTGTCCATTCAACGATCACGCTCAACACTTCCACAGTCGGTGGGGGGATTTTTGTTGAGTCGGGAACCACGACCGTTGCCAATTCGATTGTCACTGGCAACACGGGAATCAACGCGAGTCCCGATGTTCAGGGAACATTCACCTCCAGCGGTGGCAACCTGATTGGAAACCTCGGCTCGGCATCCGGGTTTGGCGGCGATGACCTCATCGGACAAAACGCCGATCTCGGATCACTCGCCAACAACGGTGGCTATGTCCTGACGCACAAGTTGCAAGGCAGCAGCGCGGCGATCGATGCTGGCAAACCTGAAAATGAAGTTGGCGAAGACGCGCGCGGATTCAGTTCGCTGGATGGACGACTGGACAGTGGAGCGTATCAAGCCCAGGCTGGCGTGATCGATCGCATCTTTTGGATCGACAACGGAACAGATGAGATACGATCATCCAATCTGGATGGGACCGATGTTCAAACAGTCCGTAGTGGTTTGTCGAACCCCGACGAACTGTTTGTGGATTCCGTCAATCAACACCTCTATTTCTCCGAACCCGGTAGCGATCGAATTCGCCGTGTCAACTTTGACGGGACGGGGCTGGTCAATGTCCTCACGGGACTGGACGAACCGCGGGGCATCGAGATTGATCTCGCCAACCAGAAAATCTACTGGGTCGAAGACGGTGACGCCTACAATGCCGTCAAACGTTCTGACTTAGATGGAAACAACGAAGAAACACTCGCGCTCGTCACGGCGGCCTTCAATCTCACCAAACCAGACGATATCGAACTGGACCTTGTCAATGGTCATGTCTACTGGACCGACGAACTGACCTTCAAAGTCGAACGGATGGATTTGGATGGGTCCAACCGAACGACGCTGTTCACTCACCCCGGTGGCATTGGCACCGCCGTGAACGGGTTGGCAATCGATGTCGCCAACGACACGCTGTATTACTCCGTGTCCGCAGGGACCGATGCCATCTGGCGCGCGGATCTTGATGGCACCAATCGCAGCGTCTTGATCGACTCAGGCTTGAATCAGCCCGATGGTCTGACGATCGATCACCTCAACGGAAAGCTTTACTGGACCGATTCCGGCGTCCCCGGAATCTTCATGTCCGACCTGGATGGCAACAATGTCACCAATCTCGGAATTGCGGGGTTGGACGCACCACGCGGAATCGGGCTGGGAGCCTCGCAAACCAACCTCGCTCCGATCTCGATTGGGTTTCAATCCAATCCGATTGTTGAAAACACCAACACTTCGTCAGGATTGAGCGTCGGTCAGTTGTCAGCGATCGATGCGGATGAAAACGAGAGCTTCACGTACGCTGTCGTCGGCGGACTGGATGCTGGAAAATTCTCGATCGGTGGCAGCAATTCAGATGAATTGATCCTGACCGACGGAGTGTTGGACTACGAAAGCCAACCGTCTTACAGCGTGATCGTGGACGTCACCGATTCGGACGGCAACACCACCACGCAAACACTCAGTCTTCGAGTCCAGAATCAAGCCGAAATCGATGGTCTGTGGTTCAGCACGGATAATGATGTGGACAGTTCATCGGTTGCTGGTCTTCCAAACTGGGGTGATGACCAGGTCGTGCAAATCAGCGACCCTGGATTGACTCTGGATGGAAACGGAGGCACCACATCCGGAACCGCCTCCACGATCGGTTTCCGTCTGGAAAATTTCATCAGTGAAACCAATGTCGGCATCTCGGGCATGCATGCGGTTTGGTCCGGACTAAGTGTCGGTTCGGGAGCAAACAGCTTTGAGTTGTTGGCGGGCGACCTGATCTTTGCGATTGACAAGAGCGGCATCGATTTTTCGAGTGCCACCGAACCCGACAAGGAATTCGACAGTGAAGACGTGATCGTGTTTCGTGCCTCCACACCGGGTGATTACTCTGCTGGCGACTTCTTTCTCTTGCTCGATGACCCCTTGAATGGAAATGACATTCACGGGATCTCATTGGTCGAAAGTGCAGGTGGAGTCACGGTTGGGGACACGACGCTCCGCCAAGGAACCTTTCTGCTTTCCGAATCTGGTAGCGAAGACGACCGAATCTACACCTACACGGCTGACACCGTCGGTGAATCAAACACATCCGGTACCGAAGCGATCCTGATCGAAGGAGATGACTCCGTCGAAAACAATAACGGCGGGAACTTGGAGTTCAACGAAAAGATTGTGGGGCTGCATATCGTTGAGTCCAACACAACGATTGGTGGCGTCGCCGTCAGCGCCGGAGACCTCCTGATTGCCATTCATGCAGGGGGAGAATCATCGACCACGATTGGTGGAGTGACGGGGACGAACCAAGATGTCTTTCGGTTGACCATGACATCCACCCGAATCGGCGGGAACGCCTCCGTGGGCACTGTCGAGTTGCTATTCGATGGTTCGGACATTGGATTGGACCAATTGGATGACCAAGAAATCAATTCGCTGACTTTCGTCGAGGGAACCTCCCCCAACTCGCCCATCGGCCCGATTTCAGATGCCGATGCAGATCCCGACAGCGTCGACGAAGACGCCGACATTGGAGACGCGGTCGGCGTCCAGGTCCTTGCGACTGATGCGGATGGCGAGACGGTGACGTACAGTCTGGTGAGCGATCCCGATTCTAAGTTCACGATTGACTCCGGAACCGGAATTGTCACTCTGGCAGCAACCTTGGACTACTCCATCGCGACCGAGCACAGCTTCACGGTTCGCGCCACCAGCACAGACAGTTCCTACACCGAAGAAACTTTCTCGGTGGATGTGAACCCCGTGAATTCAGCTCCGTCCTTTTCCATTACCCCTGTGCTGGCTTCCATTTCGGAAGACGCTGACCTAACCGGCGGTGTGCACGTCGCGAACATCACGCTCAACGACGATGGACAGGGGACCAACACATTCAACCTGCTCGGCACCGATGCCGCCTATTTCGAACTGCGAGACTCGAACACGAAGCTGTATTTGAAAGAGGGAGTGACACTCGATTTTGATACCAAGAACACCTTGAATCTTTCGATTTCGGTCGATGATTCCACGGTAGGTTCCAGTCCGGATGACACGGATCCCTTTTCGATCACGGTCACCAACGTCAACTCGGCCCCTGTGGTGACGCTTAGTCAAAACAGCGTCTCGATGGCGGAAGACACCGCGACGGGTTCGCGGATCAAAGTGGCGGACATCATCCTCACCGATGACGCGACGGGTACCAACACGCTCTCGCTGTCAGGCACCGACTCGGGACTGTTCGAAATCGACGGCACCGAATTGTTCTGGACCGGTGACACACCGTTGGACTTCGAATCGAAGGCAACACTCAACGTCACCGTCAACGTGGACGACACCTCACTCGGCGGCGGCATCGACTCGTCGACGGACTTCACACTGTCCGTCACCGACGTCAACGAAGCTCCCACGGTCAGCTTGTCCAATCTCGTCACAACGATCAGCGAAGGACAAGACCTGTCCTCCGGCATGAAGGTCGCCGACATCACCGTCTCCGATGATGCCCTCGGGACCGAGACGCTGTCACTGTCCGGTGCCGATGCGGGTCTGTTCCGAATCGATGGAACGGAAGTTTGGTTGATCGACAACGCGGCGCTCGATTACGACACCAATGGCGTCTTGGATGTCACGGTTTCCGTGGACGACAACACGGTGGGTGGCACGCCCGACGACAGCCAAGCGTTTTCAATCAACGTCACCGATGTGAACACCGCTCCGGTCGTCAGCCTGAGTCAAAGCGCCGACTCGTTGCCCGAGTCCACCGCCACAGGCTCACGAATCAAGATGGCCGACATCATCCTCACCGACGATGAAACCGGAACCAACACGCTCTCGCTCTCAGGCACCGACTCGGGCCTGTTCGAAATCGACGGCACCGAACTGTTCTGGACCGGTGACACACCGTTGGACTTCGAATCGATGGCAACACTCAACGTCACCGTCAATGTCGACGACACGTCACTCGGCGGCGGCATCGACTCCTCGACGGACTTCACACTGTCCGTCACCGACGTCAACGAAGCTCCCACGGTCAGCCTATCCAATCTCGTCACAACGATCAGCGAAGGACAAGATCTGTCCTCCGGCATGAAGGTCGCCGACATCACCGTCTCCGATGATGCCCTCGGGACCGAGACGCTGTCACTGTCCGGTGCCGATGCGGGTCTGTTCCGAATCGATGGAACGGAAGTTTGGTTGATCGACAACGCGGCGCTCGATTACGACACCAATGGCGTCTTGGATGTCACGGTTTCCGTGGACGACAACACGGTGGGTGGCACGCCCGACGACAGCCAAGCGTTTTCAATCAACGTCACCGATGTGAACACCGCTCCGGTCGTCAGCCTGAGTCAAAGCGCCGACTCGTTGCCCGAGTCCACCGCCACAGGCTCACGAATCAAGATGGCCGACATCATCCTCACCGATGATGGAACCGGAACCAACACGCTCTCGCTGTCAGGCACCGACTCGGGCCTGTTCGAAATCGACGGCACCGAACTGTTCTGGACCGGTGGCTCGGCGTTGGACTTCGAATCCAAAGCGGCGCTGAACGTGACAGTCAACGTTGACGACACGTCACTCGGCGGCGGCATCGACTCCTCGACGGACTTCACACTGTCCGTCACCGACGTCAACGAAGCTCCCACGGTCAGCTTGTCCAATCTCGTCACAACCATCAGCGAAGGACAAGACCTGTCCTCCGGCATGAAGGTCGCCGACATCACGATCAACGACGACGCACTTGGCACCGAGACATTGTCACTGTCCGGTGCGGATGCGGGACTGTTCCGAATCGATGGAACGGAAGTTTGGTTGATCGACAACGCGGCGTTGAATTACGACACCAATGGCGTCTTGGATGTCACGGTTTCCGTGGACGACAACACGGTGGGTGGCACGCCCGACGACAGCCAAGCGTTTTCAATCAACGTCACCGATGTGAACACCGCTCCGGTCGTCAGCCTGAGTCAAAGCGCCGACTCGTTGCCCGAGTCCACCGCCACAGGCTCACGAATCAAGATGGCCGACATCATCCTCACCGATGATGGAACCGGAACCAACACGCTCTCGCTGTCAGGCACCGACTCGGGACTGTTCGAAATCGACGGCACCGAATTGTTCTGGACCGGTGACACACCGTTGGACTTCGAATCGAAGGCAACACTCAACGTCACCGTCAACGTGGACGACACCTCACTCGGCGGCGGCATCGACTCGTCGACGGACTTCACACTGTCCGTCACCGACGTCAACGAAGCTCCCACGGTCAGCTTGTCCAATCTCGTCACAACGATCAGCGAAGGACAAGACCTGTCCTCCGGCATGAAGGTCGCCGACATCACCGTCTCCGATGATGCCCTCGGGACCGAGACGCTGTCACTGTCCGGTGCCGATGCGGGTCTGTTCCGAATCGATGGAACGGAAGTTTGGTTGATCGACAACGCGGCGCTCGATTACGACACCAATGGCGTCTTGGATGTCACGGTTTCCGTGGACGACAACACGGTGGGTGGCACGCCCGACGACAGCCAAGCGTTTTCAATCAACGTCACCGATGTGAACACCGCTCCGGTCGTCAGCCTGAGTCAAAGCGCCGACTCGTTGCCCGAGTCCACCGCCACAGGCTCACGAATCAAGATGGCCGACATCATCCTCACCGACGATGAAACCGGAACCAACACGCTCTCGCTCTCAGGCACCGACTCGGGCCTGTTCGAAATCGACGGCACCGAACTGTTCTGGACCGGTGACACACCGTTGGACTTCGAATCGATGGCAACACTCAACGTCACCGTCAATGTCGACGACACGTCACTCGGCGGCGGCATCGACTCCTCGACGGACTTCACACTGTCCGTCACCGACGTCAACGAAGCTCCCAGCTTCACCTTGGATTCCCCTATGACACTGGTGGCGGAGGACGAAGACCTGGCGAGCGGTTTGAAAGTGGCCGACTTGTTGATCACGGACGATGCACTCGGAGCCGAAACATTCTCACTCAGTGGCGATGACGCGACGTTGTTTGAGGTCGTTGGAACGGAACTGCGATTGCGAGCGGGCATCTCGCTCGATGCCATCACCAACCCGAACTTGGACGTGACCATCGAATTGGATGACGCCAGTCTGGGTGGTGGTCCGGAAGACACACAAACGCTGCAGATCCAAGTCACCACCACGAACACACCGCCGACGCTCAACAACTGGCAAAACAGTTCGTTTGTTGGCCAAACCATGGAGATACCGGCCTCCGTGTTTACAGGGCTTTCTGACGACATTGATGGGCAAACGTTGACGGCCCACCTCCATTCAGGTCCGACGCTTGGCACCTTGGATCTGCGTGTCGACGGCGGATTCACCTTCACGCCGCCTCCTGGATTCATTGGTTCGATCACCTTTGAATGGACGTCGTACGACGGACGACAACACAGTGCTGCAGCGACGGCCACCCTGACATTCCTCCCGATCCCCACCATCCCGACGCCTCCCGCGCCACCATCGCCGGATGATGGGTCAGGGTCCAACTCGGATGCGTCTGATAGCGACCAAACGGATTCTGATTCTGATTCCGATAGCAAAGACGATTCCGAAGACAGTTCCAACGATTCGGACTCCGAATCCAATTCCGAAGCGGAATCGCCCGACGTCCCAGTCGGCATTCCCAACGCGGTCACCGGCCCGGATGGAAGTGGACAACCAGGATCCCAATCTGCTGGTGCCGAAGAGACATCGTCGGAACTCGAACGCATGAACGCCAGTGTCAACGAGGCACGGCTTGCGAACGAAGCTGCTGAACGCGAGCACGAATTCGCGAGCACGCAACTTGCACTGGGCCACTCGAGCGGGCGCATTCAACGTTTGGATCTGGATTTCGACTTTGGCTCCGATGGTGCCACCATGACATCCATTGATTACGCCCTGATGAGCCAACCTGGTGAGATGTGGGACCAACTGGACAACTACCAACAAAAGGTCAACTCACAAATCAATGGCGATTTGATCGTGGTCGGCACCGCCGGTGCTGCCGCTTCCAGTGTGACGGTGGGTGTCGTTGCCTGGGCACTGCGAAGTGGGCTGCTGTTGTCAGGTTTGATCGCACACATGCCCGCCTGGAGTGCGGTGGACCCGTTGTTGATCATGCAAGGATTCTCTGGAAACGGTGACGGAGAAACTCTCGAAGAACTCATGGACCGCCACGATAAAGCGATGACAGACGAATGA